One window of Xanthomonas sp. 10-10 genomic DNA carries:
- a CDS encoding CvpA family protein, translating to MIDMVLGVIILVSALLGLLRGFVAIVVGTLSWLLAGWATFLFGGSAARWLADGKHPSATESFGGYAMVFVGVLISVAVIGMVIRAGVDAVKLGGTDRMLGFGLGVVRGGFLASVLVLLMGFTPLPREAAWRQSVLLPILQPGAGWMRAQLPAWRMPSMDMPSMELGNLPTELGKLPSTGDNADLGKMLSGSGLSDTVSRALGKPGNAASDGRNPAQAMPANIDPAQVRGGESDPARVESQGQARPPSQ from the coding sequence ATGATCGACATGGTGTTGGGCGTCATCATTCTGGTGTCGGCGCTGTTGGGCCTGCTGCGCGGCTTCGTCGCGATCGTGGTCGGCACCTTGTCGTGGTTGCTGGCGGGCTGGGCTACGTTCCTGTTTGGCGGCTCGGCCGCGCGCTGGCTGGCCGATGGCAAGCATCCGTCGGCCACCGAGTCGTTCGGCGGCTACGCCATGGTGTTTGTCGGCGTGCTGATCAGTGTGGCGGTGATCGGCATGGTCATTCGCGCCGGCGTGGATGCGGTCAAGCTCGGCGGGACCGACCGCATGCTCGGGTTCGGTCTGGGCGTGGTGCGCGGCGGGTTTCTGGCCAGCGTGCTGGTGCTGCTGATGGGCTTCACGCCATTGCCGCGCGAGGCGGCGTGGCGACAATCGGTGCTGCTGCCGATCCTGCAGCCCGGTGCCGGCTGGATGCGAGCGCAACTGCCGGCCTGGCGCATGCCGTCGATGGACATGCCATCCATGGAACTGGGCAACCTGCCCACGGAGTTGGGGAAGTTGCCTTCGACAGGCGATAATGCGGACCTGGGCAAAATGCTGTCCGGGTCCGGACTGAGCGACACCGTGTCGCGGGCGCTCGGCAAACCCGGCAACGCCGCCAGCGACGGACGCAATCCGGCGCAGGCGATGCCGGCCAATATCGATCCGGCGCAGGTTCGCGGCGGAGAAAGCGACCCGGCTCGGGTCGAATCCCAAGGCCAGGCACGGCCACCTTCACAGTAA
- the folC gene encoding bifunctional tetrahydrofolate synthase/dihydrofolate synthase produces MNATNSLSDWLVYIEQQHPSSIAMGLERVREVAARLQIEAPAKHVVVVGGTNGKGSTVAFIEAIGRAAGWKVGSYTSPHLLRYNERVRIDGSEASDAQLVDAFAAVEVARGQTALTYFEYGTLAALWLLQRSGLDLAVLEIGLGGRLDAVNIIDSDVAVITTVDIDHTDWLGEDREAIGTEKAGIIRAWKPVVLGEIDPPSSVLRLAYQLGANAIRAGSDYFFEPIDTPHPNAQHWRWRDVAVTLELPMPALHAPVQLANAAAAIAALQALPVQLPAAAWAQGITNAQVAGRLQRIDVDGVQVLLDVGHNPQAARALADALGAQAHAGSTHAIYAALGDKDVLGVVEAVAAQIDHWTLAGLEGVRGQSAEALQQRLQGSAAAQAPRQRDVASALRTVLAAAKPGDRVLVFGSFHTVADALNALRSAH; encoded by the coding sequence ATGAACGCAACGAACTCTCTCTCCGACTGGCTCGTCTACATCGAGCAACAACACCCCAGCAGCATCGCGATGGGGTTGGAGCGCGTGCGCGAGGTCGCTGCGCGGTTGCAGATTGAAGCGCCGGCCAAACATGTCGTCGTCGTAGGCGGGACCAACGGCAAAGGCTCCACCGTGGCCTTTATCGAGGCGATCGGGCGGGCGGCCGGCTGGAAGGTGGGCAGCTACACCTCGCCGCATCTGCTGCGCTACAACGAGCGCGTGCGTATCGATGGCAGCGAGGCCAGCGACGCGCAACTGGTGGATGCATTCGCAGCCGTCGAAGTGGCGCGCGGCCAGACCGCACTGACCTATTTCGAGTACGGCACACTGGCCGCGTTGTGGCTGTTGCAGCGCTCCGGTCTGGATCTGGCGGTGCTGGAGATCGGCCTGGGCGGTCGCCTGGATGCGGTGAACATCATCGATTCGGATGTGGCGGTGATCACCACCGTGGATATCGATCACACCGATTGGCTGGGCGAAGACCGCGAGGCGATCGGCACAGAGAAGGCCGGCATCATTCGTGCCTGGAAACCGGTGGTGCTGGGCGAGATCGACCCGCCGTCGAGCGTGTTGCGGCTTGCTTATCAATTGGGCGCCAACGCGATCCGCGCCGGTAGCGATTATTTCTTCGAGCCGATCGACACACCGCACCCCAACGCGCAGCACTGGCGCTGGCGCGATGTCGCGGTGACCCTGGAGCTTCCGATGCCGGCTTTGCACGCGCCGGTGCAGCTGGCCAATGCGGCCGCAGCGATCGCCGCGCTGCAGGCATTGCCGGTGCAACTGCCCGCTGCTGCCTGGGCGCAGGGCATCACCAACGCCCAGGTGGCCGGGCGCCTGCAGCGCATCGACGTCGATGGCGTGCAGGTGTTGCTGGATGTCGGCCACAACCCGCAGGCCGCGCGCGCGCTGGCCGATGCACTCGGCGCGCAGGCGCATGCCGGCAGCACGCATGCGATCTACGCCGCATTGGGAGACAAGGACGTGCTGGGCGTAGTGGAGGCGGTGGCCGCGCAGATCGACCACTGGACGCTGGCCGGGCTGGAAGGCGTACGTGGGCAGTCGGCCGAGGCCTTGCAGCAGCGCCTGCAGGGCAGCGCTGCGGCGCAGGCGCCGCGCCAGCGCGACGTCGCAAGCGCACTGCGCACGGTACTGGCAGCAGCAAAGCCCGGGGACCGCGTGCTGGTGTTCGGCTCGTTTCATACCGTTGCCGACGCGCTGAACGCACTTCGTTCAGCCCACTAG
- a CDS encoding histidine phosphatase family protein: MRILLARHGETPWNAEGRYQGQIDIPLSPVGEGQARALGERLQALQITRAVASPLSRAQATAKAALGASRESLLQTDPDLQEIAHGEWEGLLASEINDKDPARLRAWREEPDTVLMPGGESLRQVLDRSWRGLARAADGLGADDTLLVVAHDAVNRVILCKILGLPLSKLWSFRQAPTTLNLLEGDDVDHLEVVRLNDCAHHTPFFGEAKHRAL, from the coding sequence ATGCGCATCCTGCTTGCTCGTCACGGCGAGACGCCGTGGAACGCCGAAGGCCGTTACCAGGGCCAGATCGATATTCCGCTGTCGCCGGTGGGCGAAGGCCAGGCACGCGCGTTGGGCGAGCGGCTGCAGGCGTTGCAGATCACCCGTGCGGTCGCCTCGCCGCTGTCGCGCGCGCAGGCCACAGCCAAGGCTGCGTTGGGCGCATCGCGCGAAAGCTTGCTGCAGACCGATCCGGACCTGCAGGAAATCGCCCATGGCGAGTGGGAAGGCCTGCTGGCCAGCGAGATCAACGACAAGGATCCGGCGCGTCTGCGCGCCTGGCGCGAAGAGCCCGATACCGTGCTGATGCCTGGCGGCGAATCGCTGCGGCAGGTGCTGGACCGCAGCTGGCGCGGCCTGGCGCGCGCCGCCGACGGCCTGGGCGCCGACGACACCTTGCTGGTGGTCGCGCACGATGCAGTCAACCGCGTGATCCTGTGCAAGATCCTCGGCCTGCCGCTGTCCAAGCTGTGGAGCTTCCGCCAGGCCCCGACCACGCTCAACCTGCTCGAAGGCGACGATGTCGATCACCTGGAAGTGGTGCGCCTCAACGACTGCGCGCATCACACCCCGTTTTTCGGTGAAGCCAAGCATCGGGCGCTGTAG
- a CDS encoding SPOR domain-containing protein encodes MDTALKQRLIGAIVLVALAVIFLPMLVKGPAPSSGVADVPLEAPAAPGNGEFETRELPLVTPGNAPAGGALGMAGAPSAPAAVQDNPDAADLANPSSAPSAPEVAAGNYAVNFGAYATSTDADAVIARLKQAQLPGFSEKTQINGRPAWRVRVGPYADQAQAESARLQAVKVRSDVNAQVVTLDANASAPAPVATPTLTPAPAAKPGSSVAAASAPAAPKTESLPPEPAKPVAAPKPAEAPKPAPAKPDVAKLEPAKPEPAKPVAAAPTVPAAPAASGVGFAVQLGAFGRAEDANALRDRVRAAGFSAFVEQVRTDKGALNRVRVGPVANRGDAEQLRAQVAAKVGISGMVRPHP; translated from the coding sequence GTGGACACTGCTCTGAAACAGCGACTGATTGGCGCCATCGTTCTGGTGGCGCTTGCCGTGATCTTCCTGCCGATGCTGGTCAAGGGCCCCGCGCCGTCTAGCGGTGTGGCCGATGTGCCACTGGAGGCGCCTGCCGCGCCCGGCAATGGCGAGTTCGAAACCCGCGAATTGCCGCTGGTCACCCCGGGCAATGCGCCTGCGGGTGGCGCGCTGGGCATGGCCGGTGCCCCCAGCGCGCCGGCCGCGGTGCAGGACAACCCGGACGCCGCCGATCTGGCCAACCCCTCCAGCGCCCCGTCCGCGCCGGAAGTGGCGGCCGGCAACTACGCGGTGAATTTTGGCGCGTATGCCACCAGCACCGATGCCGATGCGGTGATCGCGCGGCTTAAGCAGGCGCAGCTGCCCGGCTTCAGCGAGAAGACCCAGATCAATGGTCGCCCCGCCTGGCGCGTGCGCGTGGGGCCGTATGCCGACCAGGCCCAGGCCGAATCGGCGCGGCTGCAGGCAGTGAAGGTGCGCAGCGACGTCAACGCGCAGGTGGTGACGCTGGACGCCAACGCTTCCGCACCGGCGCCGGTTGCCACGCCGACGCTGACGCCTGCGCCGGCCGCAAAGCCTGGCAGCAGCGTGGCCGCCGCCAGCGCGCCTGCCGCGCCCAAGACCGAGAGCCTGCCACCGGAACCGGCCAAGCCGGTCGCCGCTCCCAAGCCGGCCGAAGCGCCCAAACCGGCGCCGGCCAAGCCTGACGTTGCCAAGCTGGAACCGGCCAAGCCAGAGCCGGCAAAACCGGTTGCGGCCGCACCCACCGTGCCGGCGGCTCCTGCCGCAAGCGGTGTCGGGTTTGCGGTGCAGCTGGGCGCGTTCGGCCGCGCCGAAGATGCCAATGCCCTGCGCGACCGCGTGCGCGCTGCCGGCTTCAGCGCCTTCGTCGAACAGGTCCGCACCGACAAGGGCGCACTCAACCGCGTGCGCGTCGGCCCGGTCGCCAATCGTGGCGATGCCGAGCAGTTGCGCGCGCAGGTGGCGGCCAAGGTCGGTATTTCCGGCATGGTGCGTCCGCATCCTTAG
- the purF gene encoding amidophosphoribosyltransferase, whose protein sequence is MCGIVGIVGNQNVAGQLYDGLTVLQHRGQDAAGIATADGTRLRVQKANGLVRDVFDEKKMAVLEGRVGIAHCRYPTAGSEGMDEAQPFYVNSPYGIALAHNGNLINTEALRQQVFEADRRNINTDSDSEVLLNVFAYELDAQRMLTPEAAIRAVAGVHRRCKGGYAVVSVVLGLGLVAFRDPHGIRPLVLGKREHAEGTEYIVSSESAALDILGYQRVRDVRPGEAMVITARGELFSEVCAAPTVNAPCIFEYVYFARPDSMIDNISVHKARMRMGLKLGEKILRLRPDHDIDTIIPIPDTSRDVALEMSNVLGVKYREGFVKNRYVGRTFIMPGQGERQKSVRRKLNPIHLEFRNRVVLLVDDSIVRGTTSRQIVQMARDAGARKVYLASAAPPVRYPNIYGIDMPAAEELIAHGRSELEIQEFLGCDWLIYQDLEDLEVAVREGNPDIQQFDSSCFNGEYITGIEPGYFERIQQLRSDDAKKRRRA, encoded by the coding sequence ATGTGTGGCATCGTCGGTATTGTCGGCAACCAAAACGTCGCCGGGCAACTTTATGACGGCCTGACCGTCCTGCAGCATCGTGGGCAGGACGCCGCAGGCATCGCCACCGCAGACGGCACGCGGTTGCGCGTGCAAAAAGCCAATGGCCTGGTACGCGATGTCTTCGACGAGAAAAAGATGGCGGTGCTGGAAGGCCGCGTCGGCATCGCGCATTGCCGCTACCCGACCGCAGGCTCGGAAGGCATGGACGAGGCGCAGCCGTTCTACGTCAATTCGCCCTACGGCATCGCGCTGGCGCACAACGGCAACCTGATCAACACCGAGGCCTTGCGCCAGCAGGTGTTCGAAGCCGACCGCCGCAACATCAACACCGATTCGGACAGCGAAGTGCTGCTGAACGTGTTCGCCTACGAGCTGGATGCGCAGCGCATGCTCACCCCCGAGGCGGCGATCCGCGCGGTGGCCGGCGTGCACCGCCGTTGCAAGGGGGGCTATGCGGTGGTCAGCGTGGTGCTGGGCCTGGGTCTGGTGGCCTTCCGCGACCCGCACGGCATCCGTCCGCTGGTGCTGGGCAAGCGCGAGCACGCCGAAGGCACCGAATACATCGTCTCCTCCGAATCGGCCGCGCTGGACATCCTCGGCTACCAGCGCGTGCGCGACGTGCGTCCCGGCGAGGCGATGGTGATCACCGCGCGCGGCGAGCTGTTTTCGGAAGTCTGCGCGGCGCCGACCGTCAACGCGCCGTGCATCTTCGAGTACGTGTACTTCGCGCGCCCCGATTCGATGATCGACAATATTTCGGTGCACAAGGCGCGTATGCGCATGGGCCTGAAGCTGGGCGAGAAGATCCTGCGCCTGCGCCCGGATCACGATATCGACACCATCATTCCGATCCCGGACACCTCGCGCGACGTGGCGCTGGAAATGTCCAACGTGCTCGGGGTGAAATACCGCGAGGGTTTCGTCAAGAACCGTTACGTGGGCCGCACCTTCATCATGCCGGGGCAGGGCGAGCGGCAGAAGTCGGTGCGCCGCAAGCTCAACCCGATCCACCTGGAATTCCGCAACCGTGTGGTGCTGCTGGTGGACGATTCCATCGTACGCGGCACCACCAGCCGGCAGATCGTGCAGATGGCGCGCGATGCCGGTGCGCGCAAGGTGTACTTGGCCTCGGCCGCGCCGCCGGTGCGTTACCCCAATATCTACGGCATCGACATGCCGGCCGCCGAAGAGCTGATCGCGCATGGCCGCAGCGAGCTGGAAATCCAGGAATTCCTGGGCTGCGACTGGCTGATCTACCAGGACCTGGAAGATCTGGAAGTGGCGGTGCGCGAAGGCAATCCGGACATCCAGCAGTTCGATTCTTCCTGCTTCAACGGCGAGTACATCACCGGCATCGAACCGGGCTATTTCGAACGCATCCAGCAACTGCGCTCGGACGATGCCAAGAAGCGTCGCCGCGCCTGA